In the Nitrospinota bacterium genome, one interval contains:
- a CDS encoding nucleoside triphosphate pyrophosphohydrolase family protein — MGAAFSEMMERVRAFHLKHDFANTGGEEMKYRICLMAEELGEISAAVTKGKSGEELAEEIADLLILVMGCAIAMDFDMEAEFYRKMEKLMKREAKFVNGVIRVTDHR, encoded by the coding sequence ATGGGAGCCGCGTTTTCGGAGATGATGGAGCGGGTGCGCGCGTTCCACTTAAAGCACGATTTCGCCAACACCGGCGGCGAGGAGATGAAATACCGTATATGCCTTATGGCGGAGGAATTGGGAGAGATATCCGCCGCCGTCACAAAAGGCAAGTCCGGGGAGGAGCTTGCCGAGGAAATCGCCGACCTTCTGATCCTGGTGATGGGATGCGCCATCGCGATGGACTTTGACATGGAGGCGGAGTTTTACCGCAAAATGGAAAAGCTGATGAAACGCGAGGCAAAGTTCGTCAACGGCGTCATCAGGGTGACGGACCACCGATGA
- a CDS encoding glycosyltransferase family 4 protein, with product MRIYFLCTDATQPYGGVKKLYRHVDILNKNGLDAVIMHERPGFRCEWFANETPVTNAAEARLGGDDFLVAPEIYGPKIATLARGVRKVVYNQNCYYTFWNHSLAKDDMQTPYTDPEVVATMVVSADSLDYLAYAFPRHKVLRIVHSIDSTVFRPDGEKKPHIAFMPRKNIADVTQVINILKFRGALDGFGLAQIDGKSEAEVAAILRESAFFLSFGYPEGFSLPPAEAMACGCVVLGFHGGGAREFMLPECAYPIPQGDISGFARTVEGVLGEYRRDPSSVLAKGKAAAELIHSRYNEANEERSVLEAWGDILKSAAGGA from the coding sequence ATGAGAATATATTTCCTGTGCACCGACGCCACACAGCCATACGGCGGAGTGAAAAAGCTGTACCGCCACGTGGACATCCTTAACAAGAATGGGCTGGACGCCGTGATAATGCACGAGCGTCCGGGATTCCGCTGCGAATGGTTTGCAAACGAAACGCCGGTGACAAACGCCGCGGAAGCGCGGCTTGGCGGCGATGATTTTCTTGTGGCCCCGGAAATATACGGCCCGAAAATAGCCACGCTGGCGCGGGGGGTCCGCAAGGTTGTGTACAACCAGAACTGCTATTACACGTTCTGGAACCACTCGCTGGCAAAGGATGACATGCAGACGCCGTACACCGATCCGGAAGTTGTGGCCACGATGGTGGTGTCGGCCGATAGCCTCGATTACCTGGCATACGCATTTCCCCGCCACAAGGTTTTGAGGATAGTCCATTCGATAGACAGCACGGTATTCCGGCCGGATGGTGAAAAAAAGCCGCACATAGCCTTCATGCCGCGCAAGAACATTGCCGACGTGACGCAGGTGATAAACATTTTAAAATTCCGGGGGGCGCTGGATGGATTCGGCCTGGCCCAGATAGATGGAAAGAGCGAGGCGGAAGTGGCGGCGATTTTGCGGGAATCGGCTTTTTTCCTGAGCTTTGGATACCCGGAGGGATTTTCACTTCCTCCGGCGGAGGCGATGGCGTGCGGCTGTGTGGTGCTCGGCTTTCATGGAGGAGGCGCCAGGGAATTCATGCTGCCCGAATGCGCGTATCCGATACCCCAGGGGGATATTTCAGGTTTCGCCCGGACGGTGGAGGGGGTTCTGGGCGAATACCGGCGCGATCCTTCAAGTGTGTTGGCAAAAGGAAAGGCCGCGGCGGAGCTGATACATTCGAGGTACAACGAAGCGAATGAAGAGCGAAGCGTGCTTGAAGCCTGGGGGGACATCCTGAAAAGCGCGGCAGGCGGGGCATAG